In a genomic window of Anas acuta chromosome 9, bAnaAcu1.1, whole genome shotgun sequence:
- the LOC137860901 gene encoding aquaporin-12-like, producing the protein MLPAALRGSTCGVSQGLPGHRAGASWAVPRLLSHGTIKRRCRSFPRSILETKSRVARSLPRGAVTMSGLNVSIAFFLLVVSTCEMLRRLSKRLLSPGAYCCLAGELTGSLQLCSSCLELRMLLEIGPWGGGIGPDVVFTLLFLLFMVHAASLDGASANPTVSLQEFLLLESGPAATAAKLLAQAVGVGTGWAITKLYWSWELTQFHLIQNLIASECSSSIRTSLYHGAFVEGACSFLFHLVLLRLRRSRTVYRAPALAATVTFLTYAAVMTTGAFFNPALAVATTFACTGSSLWDYIQVYWLGPLAGMLAALLLHQGNIPRLFQKNLLYGQKSKYKIPKARLAHAEGGDERRKGKGEKSNPEPRA; encoded by the exons atgcttcctgcagctctcagggGCAGCACGTGTGGTGTTTCCCAAGGCCTCCCTGGCCACCGGGCAGGTGCCAGTTGGGCTGTGCCACGTTTGCTTTCGCATGGCACTATAAAACGGAGGTGCAGAAGCTTTCCCCGCTCCATCCTGGAAACCAAAAGCCGCGTGGCTCGGTCTCTCCCTCGGGGGGCTGTCACCATGTCAGGCCTGAACGTCTCCATCGCGTTTTTTCTCCTGGTTGTCAGCACATGTGAGATGCTCCGGCGGCTTTCCAAGAGGCTGCTGTCTCCTGGGGCGTACTGCTGCCTTGCTGGGGAGCTGACTGggtccctgcagctctgctcgaGCTGCCTGGAGCTGAGGATGCTGCTAGAGATTGGCCCGTGGGGTGGCGGCATTGGCCCCGACGTGGTCTTCAcgctgctcttcctcctcttcatgGTTCACGCCGCCTCCTTGGATGGAGCATCTGCCAACCCCACCGTCTCTCTCCAGGAGTTCCTGCTCCTCGAATCCGGCCCCGCAGCCACTGCTGCCAAGCTGCTGGCCCAGGCCGTGGGcgtggggacaggctgggccATCACCAAGCTCTACTGGTCCTGGGAGCTGACCCAGTTCCACCTCATCCAGAACCTGATCGCCTCCGAGTGCAGCTCCTCCATCCGCACCTCGCTCTACCACGGGGCCTTCGTGGAGGGTGCCTGCTCTTTCCTCTTCCACCTCGTGCTTCTCAGGTTGCGGCGGAGCCGCACGGTGTACCGGGCACCTGCCCTGGCAGCCACCGTCACCTTCCTGACCTATGCAG CTGTGATGACCACAGGGGCTTTCTTCAACCCTGCCCTGGCCGTGGCCACCACCTTCGCCTGCACAGGGAGCAGCCTGTGGGACTACATCCAGGTGTACTGGCTGGGGCCCCTCGCAG GGATGCTCGCTGCCCTCTTGCTGCACCAAGGCAACATCCCAAGACTCTTCCAAAAAAACCTGCTTTACGGCCAGAAGAGCAAATACAAGATACCCAAGGCACGGCTGGCGCATGCGGAGGGTGGAGACGAGCGGCGGAAGGGGAAAGGCGAGAAGAGCAACCCTGAGCCTCGTGCCTga
- the LOC137861371 gene encoding galactose-3-O-sulfotransferase 2-like yields MLSSAQVPQADDFYRTDLERGLLPSWTEVSMDNEMALRGIPQVEGVFSQEEMCKPKTNIVFLKVHKSASSTVMNILFRFGEMHNLSFAFPLKGGPQLFYPQHFMARFVQGFSPGKPPRFNILCHHMRFLQPEVQKVVPSTAVYFSILRNPVQLMESSFVYYKGTSAFSRARSLEEFLSQPYRYYNPTASDSHYARNLMTFDFGFNPDGEVSAKRVHLMLKAIEASFDLLLISEYFDESMVLLKETLCWDLDSVVSFPLNSRDSSTRSPLSGAIVEKIKAWNKLDWEIYTHFNRTFWERIDRDIGRERMQREVKALRERQAELARTCLQGMGSVGPKDIKDSSLRPLQHGNAKILGYNIKQGLDKETETMCRRLVTPELQYSSALYKKQFPQKPPQQTPQLVPSQRGMQQGSILPHRLEGTQN; encoded by the exons ATGCTAAGTTCAGCTCAAGTCCCGCAGGCAGATGACTTTTACAGGACAGACCTGGAGAGAGGATTGCTCCCCAGCTGGACAGAAGTCTCCATGGATAACGAGATGGCCCTCAGGGGCATCCCACAGGTGGAAGGAGTCTTCTCTCAGGAGGAGATGTGCAAACCCAAGACCAACATCGTCTTCCTGAAAGTCCACAAgagtgccagcagcactgtCATGAACATCCTCTTCCGCTTCGGTGAGATGCACAACCTCTCCTTCGCCTTCCCCCTGAAGGGTGGCCCGCAGCTCTTCTACCCGCAGCACTTCATGGCGAGGTTCGTGCAGGGcttctccccagggaagcctccCCGCTTCAACATCCTCTGCCACCACATGCGCTTCCTGCAGCCAGAG GTGCAGAAAGTGGTGCCCAGCACAGCCGTCTACTTCTCCATCCTGAGGAACCCCGTGCAGCTCATGGAGTCTTCCTTCGTGTACTACAAGGGCACGTCGGCCTTCTCCCGCGCCCGCAGCCTGGAGGAGTTCCTCAGCCAGCCCTACCGCTACTACAACCCCACAGCCAGCGACAGCCACTACGCCAGGAACCTCATGACCTTCGACTTCGGCTTCAACCCCGATGGAGAGGTCTCAGCCAAGCGGGTGCACCTCATGCTGAAGGCCATCGAGGCGTCCTTTGACTTGCTCCTCATCTCCGAGTACTTTGACGAGTCCATGGTGCTGCTGAAGGAGACACTGTGCTGGGACCTGGACAGCGTCGTGTCCTTCCCGCTCaacagcagggacagcagcaccaGGTCCCCGCTCTCGGGAGCCATTGTGGAGAAGATCAAGGCCTGGAACAAACTGGACTGGGAGATCTACACCCACTTCAACAGGACCTTCTGGGAAAGGATCGACCGAGACATCGGAAGGGAGCGCATGCAGCGGGAGGTGAAGGCGCTTCgggagaggcaggcagagctggcgAGGACCTGCCTGCAAGGGATGGGCAGCGTGGGCCCTAAGGACATCAAGGACTCTTCCCTGCGGCCGCTGCAGCATGGCAATGCCAAAATCCTGGGCTACAACATCAAGCAGGGCTTGGACAAGGAGACAGAGACCATGTGCCGGCGGCTGGTGACCCCGGAGCTTCAGTACAGCAGTGCTCTCTACAAGAAGCAGTTTCCCCAGAAGCCCCCCCAGCAGACCCCCCAGCTCGTCCCCTCTCAGCGGGgcatgcagcagggcagcatcCTGCCGCACAGGCTGGAGGGCACCCAAAACTGA
- the TF gene encoding serotransferrin: protein MKLVLSAVLSLGIAALCFAAPPKTTVRWCTISSAEEKKCNNLKDHMQQERVTLSCVQKATYLDCIKAISNNEADAISLDGGQVFEAGLAPYKLKPIAAEVYERSGGSTTSYYAVAVVKKGTDFMIKDLRGKTSCHTGLGRSAGWNIPIGTLIHRGDIEWEGIDSGSVEQAVAKFFSASCVPGATTEQKLCRQCKGDAKTKCLRNAPYSGYSGAFQCLKDGKGDVAFVKHTTVQENAPEEKDEYELLCLDGTRQPVDSYKTCNWARVAAHAVVARDDSKIDDIWSFLSKAQSNFGVGTTSDFHLFGPPGKKDPVLKDLLFKDSAIMLKRVPELMDSQLYLGFEYYSAIQSLRKDQLTVGPRENKIQWCAVGKDEKSKCDRWSVVSNGEVECTVADTTKDCIVKIMKGEADAISLDGGFVYTAGVCGLVPVVGESYEEDSQCSKDEGQPASYFAVAVVKKSDSAITWNNLQGKKSCHTAVGRTAGWNIPMGLIHNKTGSCDFDDYFSEGCAPGSPPNSRLCKLCQGSGENLLEKCVASSHEKYYGYTGALRCLVEQGDVAFIKHSTVGEIVDGNNKDDWAKGLTRDDFELLCTNGKRANTMDYKTCHLAKVPTHAVVARPEKANKIRELLEGQEKLFGLHGTETERFMMFQSQTKDLLFKDLTKCLVKLRQGITYKEFLGDEYYASVASLNTCNPSDLLQVCTFLEDK from the exons ATGAAACTTGTGCTCTCCGCTGTGCTGTCCCTAGGGATAGCTG cTCTGTGTTTTGCTGCTCCTCCCAAGACAACCGTCCGATGGTGCACAATATCctcagcagaagagaagaaatgcaaCAACCTAAAGGACCACATGCAACAGGAGAGAGTTACATTGAGCTGCGTGCAGAAAGCAACGTACCTGGACTGCATCAAAGCCATCTCG AATAACGAAGCAGATGCCATTAGCTTGGACGGTGGTCAAGTTTTCGAGGCAGGCCTTGCCCCCTATAAGCTGAAGCCCATTGCTGCTGAGGTCTACGAGCGAAGTGGAG GCTCTACAACCAGCTACTATGCTGTGGCTGTTGTTAAGAAAGGAACAGACTTCATGATAAAAGACCTGCGAGGCAAGACCTCCTGCCACACGGGCCTGGGCAGATCCGCTGGCTGGAACATCCCCATCGGGACACTCATCCACCGGGGAGACATCGAGTGGGAAGGCATCGACTCAGGCTCAGTCGAGCAAG CGGTGGCCAAGTTTTTCTCTGCCAGCTGTGTGCCTGGTGCCACCACTGAGCAAAAGCTGTGCCGTCAGTGCAAGGGGGATGCCAAAACCAAATGCCTCCGCAATGCGCCTTATTCTGGATACTCTGGAGCTTTTCA GTGTCTGAAGGATGGAAAAGGAGATGTGGCTTTTGTAAAACACACAACTGTTCAAG AAAATGCCCCAGAGGAGAAGGACGAGTATGAGCTGCTGTGTCTGGATGGTACCCGTCAGCCTGTGGACAGCTACAAAACGTGTAACTGGGCCAGAGTGGCTGCTCACGCCGTTGTGGCTCGGGATGATAGCAAAATTGATGACATCTGGAGTTTTCTCTCAAAAGCACAG AGCAACTTTGGCGTGGGCACAACCAGCGACTTCCACCTCTTTGGGCCACCTGGCAAGAAGGACCCAGTCCTcaaggacttgcttttcaaagaCTCTGCTATAATGCTGAAACGTGTCCCAGAACTGATGGATTCCCAGCTCTACCTGGGCTTTGAGTATTACAGTGCCATCCAGAGCCTCCGGAAAG ATCAGTTGACTGTCGGCCCTAGAGAAAACAAGATTCAGTGGTGTGCAGTAGGCAAGGATGAGAAGAGCAAGTGTGACCGCTGGAGTGTGGTGAGCAACGGCGAGGTGGAGTGCACCGTGGCAGACACCACGAAGGACTGCATTGTTAAGATCATG AAAGGTGAAGCGGATGCCATCAGCCTAGATGGAGGTTTTGTCTACACTGCTGGCGTGTGTGGGTTGGTGCCGGTGGTGGGAGAAAGCTACGAGG aGGACAGCCAGTGCAGCAAAGACGAAGGACAACCAG CATCGTACTTCGCTGTGGCTGTTGTGAAGAAATCTGATAGTGCCATCACATGGAACAATCTGCAAGGCAAGAAGTCGTGCCACACCGCTGTTGGGAGAACTGCTGGCTGGAACATCCCCATGGGCTTGATTCACAACAAAACCGGGAGCTGCGATTTTG ATGATTACTTCAGTGAGGGCTGTGCTCCTGGTTCTCCTCCTAACTCCCGTCTCTGCAAGCTGTGCCAAGGTTCAGGGGAAAACCTGCTGGAGAAGTGTGTCGCCAGCAGCCACGAGAAATACTACGGATATACTGGAGCTTTACG GTGTCTGGTTGAGCAGGGTGATGTGGCCTTTATTAAGCATTCAACTGTTGGCGAAATCGTTGATG GCAACAATAAAGATGACTGGGCCAAAGGTCTGACAAGGGATGACTTCGAGTTGTTGTGCACTAATGGGAAACGGGCAAACACCATGGATTACAAGACCTGCCACCTGGCCAAAGTTCCTACCCATGCTGTGGTCGCACGCCCcgagaaagcaaacaaaatccgTGAGCTGCTGGAGGGACAAGAG aaactgtttGGATTACATGGAACCGAGACAGAGAGATTCATGATGTTTCAGTCTCAAACCAAGGATCTTCTGTTTAAAGACTTGACCAAGTGCCTGGTTAAACTCCGCCAAGGAATAACATACAAGGAGTTCCTCGGAGATGAATACTATGCTTCCGTTGCTAGCCTCAATACCTGCAACCCATCAG atCTCCTCCAGGTGTGCACCTTCCTTGAGGACAAGTAA